The DNA window GCTCTAAACTATCAGTTGGTCCCGCAGTCAGCATCTCTCCCCATCTATATGGAGATGTGTAAGTGAGTTTACCTCTTTGTGAAGCGAGAACCACGCTCCGGGCTGGCGgaatctgcagcagcacgtAGCTTGTGTCAGCATCtctgcttggccatggccctTGTCTCACAGCTTCGGCAAACATGTGAGCGATTGGAATCAACTTACGAGCCTGCGCCGGTCGAGTTGGGAGGGTTGCCCGATGCTTCGGCAGACGTCTTGAGACTCTCAAAGTCGgtctccagctcgtccaccTCGTCGCCGGCCACGCCATCGGCCCTATAGTCGGGGTCAATGGCATCGAACTTGACGCCGTTCTGCGCCAAGAGCGCCTCGTACTTGCGCAGCCGGTCCAGCAGGTCCTTTTCCTGCAGGCGCTTCTTGCGGCGCCTTGGCGGCTGGGGCGGCACGACGCGACACTCGGCGCCGGCCTTGACGCAGTTGGAGCAGGGCTTGTTCTTGTCGCAGCGGACCTTGCGCTGCTGGCACAGCACGCAGCTGGTGCCTCGCGTGAGCTTGACGGCGGCCGGGTCAAAcgccggcggctgctgctgctggtgagGCCgggcagaagaggaggaagaggcggcATTCGGGCGCGGCTGCGGTGGCGGCGGGGCCGAGCCGGGGGCTCTTGTGCCGCCTGCAAAGCTGGCAGACGCTTCGCCAGACATGATGCCCAGACGATGGAGGCTCCGGCCTGTTGCGTTGGCAGCTCACCGGATCATGCGAGGGCGAGTGCCGGCGGAGGCAGAGACTGATTGGCCGGGCCAAGACCCTGCATGCGGCTGGCCAGATTGTCTCCTCAGGCGCCCTCCGGCCCTTCAGCGCATCGGCCCGGGGGTCTGCggctggctggagctggctggagctggctgtCGCCGTAGGGCTGAGTCTCGGTTGCGAGCGACGATTCTCGGACCCGGGTCCAGGCTCTTTTTGTCCTTGGCTGCGAGGCGGTTTTTTTGGTTTGCAGTCGGTGCGAGATTTGCATTGGCGACGGAGGAGAAAGCGGGGGCGGGCGCTGGTTCAATGGAATTCTGCGCTGTCGGCTGTTGCAGCAGCGGGCTCGGGGCCAATCAGCGCTGGGGCACGGCTTAGTTCAGCAGGCGACTCgttccagcggcagcgcatGTAAGGCCCTTGTCAATGCGACGAGGCAACGGTAGCATCAGGATGCAGACGGCGCTTCCTTATTAACAGCTGCTACATGGGCAGTACTTGGATGACTCATTGCGCGTGTCTGCGTGTGCTGGGCGGAACTGGACCGTCGGAGAGTTGCTGCAGTCCCCCTTTGGGCAATCGATCAAACAGCGTCCACTGACAACAAACGCTCGGGCAGATGCCAAGGCAGCCTCCCGAGACATAACAAACACATACCGACGGAACGGTATGCATGCTGCCATGTGAATAAAAGTTGGAGTGGTATGATCTCGTCACTTGATTGTGTGAATCATCCGTTCGTCAGTGCAAACGCATTCGCATGACGTTGAAGCTTGGTAGCTGAAACGAAAAGGAAATGAAGCATACGACAAACATCACCGCCATCCTACTACCTGCTTCGTCAACAAAAGGCATATTCACCATGGCACAGGCAAGCTCAACACGTAAGCCAGACAATGCCACGTACCAGGACAGCTGTAAACCAGAGCCCTTGAAATTTCAAACGCAAGTCCAATCTCCACCCTTGACTCATCGTCCACGACTTACACGCACTCCCACGCAACAGCCCCCTATCCCCAATCTCCTCCAGGCGGCTGCCTAGCCTCATGTAACGAGCATTGCTTGCATCGAGGACCGGGCCCAGCACAACAAGCCACCAAACACCGCAACCAGCAGCCAACAACAGCCAGCAACAGCCACAATCAGGCCAAACAATAGGAGCTCGGGCATCGCCTCGGGACCGAACCGTGAGGCGCCACAGCCCAACGGGCACTAGCGCCCCAGCTGCATGTCCGAGATGCTCTTATGTCTGCAACTTCTCGGCCGGTTGGGACCCGGAGCTCGTCCAGCGTCTAAGTGAAGGCACGGCAGCCCAGCTACGGTGCCGAAGCACGATGGCGGCAGAGTCTGTTCGCTGCTCTCCCGTCGTATTGACCCAATCAACGCTGCAGAATATGGCCGGAAAGGGATAGCCATGGCGTTTGGGGCCACGCGCCAGCAGCCGTTGGCATTTTGCACTCCTTTTCCAGCCTCTTACTTATAAAcgtttcatcttcttcttcctctatGATGAGTCTGCATTCCAGAATTTGCATTTGTTGGTCGTCGACCTGAGACAATCCCATcgaacaagaacaagccaACACCCCCCATTCGCTCAAAATCTCCTGACTGCTGTGTAACGCCTCTGATACGAACACCAAAGTCTCTTCACGATGCCTTTCGCCGATGAAAAGACCGCGGCGGCAGAGCCAACGTCTCCTACCGACCAAGCTGGATTCTTCACCACATCTTCATCCGAGAATGGGAAAAGCTTCGACGCATACGTCCATGAAAAACCCGAGTCAGCACCGGCAGTTTCACAGCCAGCAAACCAAGATGATGCTcaggccgcagcagcacctcAGGGCCCAGCCCCCGACAGCCCAGAAGCAAACTACAATCCCAAGTCTGCCAAGTTCTGGCTCATCCTGCTCTCTGCCTTTGTGTCCATGTTCCTCGTCGCCCTGGACCGAACCATCATCTCCACCGCCATTCCCACAATCACCGACGACTTCAAGAGCTTGGGCGACATTGGATGGTATGGATCGGCTTATATGCTTTCTACGGCTGCGTTTCAGTTGGTTTGGGGACGCATCTATCGCTTCTATGATTTGCGCTTCACCTTTTTAtcttgcatcatcatctttgagATTGGTTCTGCGGTATGCGGTGCGGCGCCAAGTTCTCCCGTCTTCATTGTTGGTAAGTGTCCTCTCTCCTTCTAAAGGTGTCACCCTTTTTGTAATCACGTCAAGGCAAAAACCACAATGTGatagcatcatcagcatctaACATGACACAACAGGACGAGCAATTGCAGGTGTAGGCTCTGCGGGAATCACCACAGGATCGATGCTGGTTACGATCCCCCCTAATCCCCCTACCGAAGCGTCCCATGTTCCAAGGTACGGCATCCATCCCTTTCCAAGCAAGTTTCTGCTCTCAAAACTAATGTTTGCCAACTCACAGCCATGTTCGGCCTGGTATTTGGCATCGCCAGCGTGTCCGGCCCCCTCATCGGCGGCGCCCTCACCGAGCGCGCAACATGGCGATGGTGCTTCTACCTCAACCTCCCCGTCGGCGCCGTCGCCTTCGTCTTCAtgttcctcttcctccgaATGCCCAAAAAGGCCCATCCGCCCGCCACCATCAGCGAGCAGATTCTCCGCCTCGACCCCTTTGgcacattcttcttcatcccgTCCACCGTGTCCCTCCTGCTTGCGCTGCAGTGGGGCGGCTCGACGTATGCTTGGAGCAACTGGcgcatcatcctcctcttcatcatgttTGGGCTCTGCGCCATTGGCTTTGCTGCCGTCCAGGTTTTGATGCCCAAGACGGCGTCGCTGCCTCCCAAGGTTATTACGCAGCGGACCATGTTTTTCGGCACCTTCTTCATGCTCTTTACGGCGGGTGGGATGATGCTCTGCGTTTACTACATTCCCCTGTGGTGTAAGTTGATCCTTTCCATTCAATTCttccattttcttttaaatctTTGATACTGATAAAAACTTTGCAGTTCAAACTACGCATGGCATTAATCCGGTCAAGTCTGGCATCTACACCCTTCCACTcgtcctcagcctcgtcgtgGCATCCATCATGTCCGGCTTCCTCACCCAAAAGTCCGGATACTACACCCCGTCCCTCATCATCGGCCCATGCATCATGGCCGTCGGCGAAGGCCTCTTGTCCACATTCCAGCCCGACACTCCATCCTCTCACTGGATCGGCTATCAGTTCCTCACCGGCTTCGGCCTGGGCTTTGGCTTCCAGACCGTCAACCTGGCCATCCAAACCGTGCTGCCCAAGGAGGAAATCCCCACGGGCGTtgccatcctcttctttgcgcagcagctcggcggcgCCATCTTCGTTTCCGTCGGCCAGACCATCCTCAGCACCCTGCTCGTCGCTCGTCTCTCAGATATCCCAGGCCTGGACCCCATGATGATTGTGAAGACTGGCGCAACTGAGCTCGCAAAGACGGTTCCTTCGGAATTCCTGTCCGCTGTGATTAATGCGTATAATTATGCCTGCACGAGAATCTTCATTGCCGCAGTGGCATTGACTTGCGCTTCGCTGCTTTGCGCTTTTGGTATCGAGTTTAGAAGCATCAAGAAGGTCAAGGGCCCGGAGACAAAGGCATGAAACGATTGAAAGAAACGGGCGTTTTTGCAGTCGATTAAAGAAGATTTTGTTCATTCAAAGGCGTTTCGGTGgcaaaggaaataaaagtTGAACTCATTACTAGATTTGAACTACCTAGCTAATGTATAATTTTAAATGTTCTCACTCTCTACTCTACATAActatcgtcttcttctgtaGATATTCATATAATgtttttcttaataaaccAAACTCATAAACTCATAACATGCTTTCACTTGAACAATTGACTGTTTGAATGCTTTCAACTGTAgtattattcttttattattctttgtcttcattttttctttcattcgTTGGAACTATGCGAAAtgaacatcatcatcgcccttCACCTACGTCCCCTTCCATCCCGTCAATGCTGTTTTATACACCGTCTTTGAACTCCGTTTGCTGTGCTCGCAACAATGTACAATCCAAAATGAATACTTAAAAGACGAAATATCCAGCATACCCAGATTGTCCATACTTCAAACAGCATCCATATCAATATCAAGGTCCATCCCAACCAATTCTCGTCCACTTCTGTTCTTgtacttttcttctccctcctaaTCCAATACCACCGTCACCATGTGCATCATCGACTCCATCACCCGCTCGTGCTCACACATTGAAAACATCTACGCCATTGAGTGCGGCACCGCAGGAAATCGATGCGCAAAGCAAATCAACCACAGCACATCCGATTCCGCCTGTCGAAAATGCCTGGCACACGTCTCGGCAGAAGAGCGCAGGAATGTAATTGCCGACTTTTACGACAACGTACAGTTCTATCTGACAAAT is part of the Trichoderma atroviride chromosome 1, complete sequence genome and encodes:
- a CDS encoding uncharacterized protein (EggNog:ENOG41~TransMembrane:9 (n6-17c25/26o35-52i73-92o104-125i146-166o178-197i204-223o235-257i269-292o342-360i)), which produces MFQAMFGLVFGIASVSGPLIGGALTERATWRWCFYLNLPVGAVAFVFMFLFLRMPKKAHPPATISEQILRLDPFGTFFFIPSTVSLLLALQWGGSTYAWSNWRIILLFIMFGLCAIGFAAVQVLMPKTASLPPKVITQRTMFFGTFFMLFTAGGMMLCVYYIPLWFQTTHGINPVKSGIYTLPLVLSLVVASIMSGFLTQKSGYYTPSLIIGPCIMAVGEGLLSTFQPDTPSSHWIGYQFLTGFGLGFGFQTVNLAIQTVLPKEEIPTGVAILFFAQQLGGAIFVSVGQTILSTLLVARLSDIPGLDPMMIVKTGATELAKTVPSEFLSAVINAYNYACTRIFIAAVALTCASLLCAFGIEFRSIKKVKGPETKA
- a CDS encoding uncharacterized protein (EggNog:ENOG41~TransMembrane:3 (i82-108o120-138i150-175o)); amino-acid sequence: MPFADEKTAAAEPTSPTDQAGFFTTSSSENGKSFDAYVHEKPESAPAVSQPANQDDAQAAAAPQGPAPDSPEANYNPKSAKFWLILLSAFVSMFLVALDRTIISTAIPTITDDFKSLGDIGWYGSAYMLSTAAFQLVWGRIYRFYDLRFTFLSCIIIFEIGSAVCGAAPSSPVFIVGKCPLSF